TCGGGTCAAAATACTGCGTTATATTCAGCTCGCCGTTTGACCAGGTGAGGTAATGTCCCGGCAGCAGCCGGTATATGCCCTTGAAAAAAGTCTCCGGCAGGCTGGAATACTGGAAGGACAGATACTGCTCCAGCGCTTCCATGTTTACTTCCTTTTTATATCCCGGAAATTCCAGAATGCTCTTGATTTCCGAGCCGAATACCAGATTGTTATTTATAACGGCGTAGTACACCGGCTTGATACCGAAGAAGTCCCGCGCCAGGAACAGACGCTTTTTGCGGTTGTCCCAGATGGCAAAGCCAAACATGCCGCGCAGCTCATGCACCAGCTTTTCCCCGTATTCCTCGTAGCCGTGTATCAGCGTCTCGGAATCGGAGCGGTTGGCGAACACATGTCCCTTCGCCTGGAAACGCTCGCGCAGCTCCGGGCTGTTGTAGATCTCGCCGTTAAAAATCAGCGCTATCTGCCCGTCCTCATTAAACATCGGCTGCGAGCCGCTCTCCAGGTCAATAATGCTCAGGCGCCGGAATCCGAACGCCACATCCTCCGTTGTATATTTTCCTTCTGAATCCGGTCCGCGATGCTTTATCACGTCCATCATCCGCTCTAATATCTCTTCTTTGTTATCCTGTTTTCCTGCAAAACCTGCAATTCCGCACATCTTTTTTTCCTCTTTTTCATGTGAGTCTATCCTTATGTTTCCTTATCTAAACATATACTATAACAAAAATATGAAAAATTGGCAATTCCTTTCGAGAAATTTTAGATATCAGAGTTTTTGGGGGTTACGATTCTGATAAAGCATAAATCCGTATTCCAGGTCAAAATATGTCTGCTCGTCGCTGTCCCCGGCAATCTGCCATCCCTCAAGCTCATCCAGATTGGGGAACCAGGTATCCGCTTCGTATGCGTGATTTATCCGCGTAACATGTGCAAGACTGCAGTACGGGAGAAGCTGCCGGTAGACGCTGTCGCCCCCGATCACATAAATATCCTCACTGTTATATTTTTTCAGCTCGCTCTTCAGCTCCTCCAGACTGTGCACGATAATCGCGTCCTGCACCCTGTAATTTTTATTTCCAGTCAGCACGATATTGGTGCGGTTTTTCAGCGGAAGCCCGTTCGGAAAGCTCTCCAGCGTCTTTCTGCCCATCACCACGACCTTCCCGGTCGTTGTCTGGCGGAAAAATTTCATATCCGCCGGAATGCTCACCAGAAGCTTGTTATCCTTGCCAATCGCCCAGTTTTTATCAACCGCTACAATCAGATTCATCCTTTTTTCCTCCTTAAACCGCTATCGGTATATTTTTAATCTGCTCTCCTGTCTCATAGTCTTCCACATGCAGATCCGCTGTTGTAAATGCATAAAAGTCCGTCACCTCCGGATTCAGCCACACCTTCGGCGCCGGATGCTCCTCCCGCGTCAGCAGCTCCCGGATTACCGGCACATGACGGTCGTAAATATGCGCGTCCGCGATAATGTGCACCAGCTCGCCCGGAATCATGTGATTCACCTGCGCCACCATCATCAGCAGAATGGCATACTGCGCGACATTCCAGCCGTTGGCGGCAAGCATATCCTGGCTGCGCTGATTTAAAACGGCATTTAGCACCAGCCCCTCCTCCGTCTTTGTGACATTATACGTCATACTGTAGCAGCACGGGTCCAGCGCGCCGGAATGCAGGTATTCATACTGATACATATTTGTCATGATCCGCCGGCTGTAGGGATTTTCCCTGAGCTGTCTGAGCACGTAGTCCATCTGGTCCGTCTCTTCTCCTTTATATAGGAACTTCCGCCGGATGACGTCTCCATAACAGGTTCCGATGCTGCCGCTTTCATCCGCCCACTGGTCCCAGATGTGGCTGTTTAAATCATGGATATTATTCGATTTTTTCTGATAGATCCATAAAATTTCATCCATCGCGCTTTTCAGCGCTATCCGCCGCAGCGTGAGCGCCGGAAATTCCCTGCGCAGATCGTAGCGGTTTACGACGCCGAATTTCTTAATCGTATACGCAAATTCCCCGGTATCCTCCCAGCGCGGACGCACCTTCTCTCCTCTGGTGTCCGTGCCGTTTTCCAGGATGTCCCGGCAGGTCTCCTTAAATAATCTGTCAGCATAGCTCATAATATTTCTGTCCTTTCCTGCTCGTATTTTGAAGGCAGCAGAGGGCTTTCCAGCTCCTGCCCGGTATCATAACAACAGCTTCGCAAGCGAGGTATCCTCCGCAAATCCGGCGGCATTATACAGTACCAGCACATCGGTAAATTCATTTTCCTCAATGTAGGTGCTCAGATGCTCGTTGAAATAGCGCATATCCACCATCGAAATTGCGTCAAAGTCCTGCACGGCAAACGGCACAAAGCAGTTTGCATAGGAATCCTTGATAACCAGCAGCTTTCTTCCGGTAGTATTTGCCGTGGTTATCTCTGTGAGCGGCTGGTTGCCGCCGAAGAACACAGCGTATTTATCCCGCACCTGCAGATAGCTTTCCTCGTAGAGCGTATCCCGCGTCTCATCCCCGTGGTTCTGGCGCACAGTATAGGAAACCTCCTTCAGAGGGTACCACGCCTCAATGGTATCCGCCGGCACCGAAATATTGACCTTCGCCGCCACCGTCCCGTAAAATTCCGTCGAAAGCGTTTCCCGCCGGTAGTCCTCCTGCGGCGTATACGGTATGCCTGCCGCCCGGCACCACGCTTCGTAGGCGTACCAGGCGCCCAGCGTCGTCCAGTGATGGTCTGTCCGGTAGTAAATGTATTCCTCCTTATGCGCGCCGAGCACCGGCTGCAGATTCACAAAGCTGCCATCCGGAAGCGCTTCTTCTATTTTCCGAAGGTAAGTATCCTCCTGCGTACTGTCCGCAAACGGCGGCAGCTTGTCCTTCAGGGTATCAACCGCATTCGGCACAATCATCGCCTTCACATGCTCCCCGCCCAGCCGCTCTGCCTGGCTTTCCAGAAACGATGCCAGATAAGTAATATTTCTCTGCGCCGTCTCCGTATCGAAGGTGTTGCTGTGCTTCTCGATCAGATAATCGTCCTTCGCGAAATAAATATCGTTTACCTCCTGCTTGCCGATTGCCCGCTCTGCCAGCGTCTTTGCGCCGATCCACTGGTTGCGGAATACAAACTGGTCGGTCAGATACGTCTCATAGTCCCTGGAAAATTCCCCGCTGAGCACAGCCTCCGGCGTAATCCGCGGCATCTGCGCCAGCTCGCGGTTCTCCTCCTCAGAAAACGCCGTATCGGGCTTTAACAGACTTCCGATGGTAAAGCCGAACACCAGCAGCAGGAAAAAAGAAATCAGAATCCAGTTTTGTCGTTTCGTCATAAAAGTCTCTCCCCAAAAAGCATTCGTAATCCACTTCTTTTGCCATGAAGGTTCCGGAAGGCGGCCGCAGATCAGCCATGCCTGCCATGTGCCGCCTGCTCAGAACCGGAAGTATAAAAACGGATTGTAGCTCGCATCCACCAGGTACGCCACGGAAAGCAGGAATACCCCCGCATAAAATACGCAGTGCAGCGCCGTCGCCGCCCAGGACTGCTCTCCCGCTTTTTTCAGAATGTACGCCGCCGCTTTCTTCGGCAGCTCCGTAGAGCCAAGTATCAGCACCAGCAGCATCACCGCATAATTATACAGCAGGTATATGGTGTTGCTGTCGGCAAAGCCCGCGCCGCCGCCAAACATCGCCCTTACGTAGCCCGTTCCCGCCCCCAGATTATCGAAGGCAAAAATCATCCAGCCAATCACCACGAAAAACAGCGTATAAACATTCTGCAGCGCTCCCGGCAGTTTTTTCAGCGCCTTTCCGAAAACAAATTTTTCCAGAATCAGCAGGATTCCGTAATACACGCCCCAGAGCACAAAATTCCAGCTTGCGCCGTGCCAGATGCCGGTGAGCATCCAGACGACCGCAATATTGCGTATCTGCTTTGCCGCCCCTCTGCGGTTTCCGCCAAGCGGAATATATACATATTCGCGGAACCAGGAGCTGAGGGAAATGTGCCACCGCCGCCAGAATTCCGTAATGCTTCTCGAAATATACGGATAATAGAAATTTTCCAGAAAATGGAAACCGAACATCTTTCCAAGCCCGATTGCCATATCCGAATAACCGGAGAAGTCAAAGTAAATCTGGAAGGTGTATGCAATGGCTCCCAGCCATGCGGTCGCCGCCGGAAGCGTGGAGGCTTCCATCGCGGATATGGTATCCCAGAGCACGCCGATATTATTGGCAAGCAGCACCTTTTTCCCGACGCCCGCCAGAAACCGCGTGATTCCGGCAACAAAATCGTCCGTCGTCTCCCGCCGCTCCTTTAACTGTCTGGCAATCGTCTTATACTGCACGATCGGCCCGGCAATGAGCTGCGGGAACATGGAAACGTAGGTGCCGTAATTCAGCCAGCTCGTCTGCGCCTGCGTCACGCCGCGGTACACATCGATGGTGTACGACATCGTCTGGAAGGTGAAAAAGGAAATACCGATGGGCAGCGGTATGCCCGCCAGCGGAATCTCTGTGCCAAGCACGGCGTTTACGGTTCCAATCAGAAAATCCGTATACTTAAAAAAGCCCAGCACCGTCAGATTATAAACCACCGATGCCAGCATCCAGCGCTTTGCCGCGGACGGATTGCCCGCCTGCCTGCAGCCGTCGATTTTTTTGCCGATGCAATAATCCACCGTGATGGAGCACAGCATTAAAAATACATACCGCGGCTCGCCCCACGCGTAGAAAAACAAGCTGAAAAGAAACAGGATAATGTTCCGGAATCTGACCGGCGCCACATAGTAGAGAATCAGAACCAGCGGCAGAAACCGGAACATAAATAAGATACTGCTGAATACCATTCTTCTGCTCCTATCTGTACATTCATTTTTGTAAATCCATTTTAAATTTTCTTCGAAAAACCTATTTACAATTACCGCATTTATTATATAATAGAGTATGGTAAAAAACAACTTTTTTTATCGCAGGGAATATTAACGGGGATATAACACAGAATGAGGGGAATCAATGGAACAAAAGAAAAAAAGACCCACACGGCAGCAGCGCCGCAGTGGTCTTATTATAAATGTCTTAACGCTAATCGTTCTCGTCCTGGTCGTCTTTGAGGGGAAAAGTCTGATTAGCTTATTTTCGCATGAAAATATCCAGGAAAGAATCCGGCGGGAGGAACAGGAAGTCTTTTCCAGCGCAAATCTTCTGGAAACCGAAGCGCCGGAGACGGACGGAGACGCAAAAACGTCTGAGGCCGGTTCGCAGGCTTCATCCGAAACTGACGTGGAAGCGCAGTCCGAAAGCGAAACGGAGGTCTCCGCCGCCAGTCTCGGTCGTGAGAACGGTATTCCGGACGGCGGCGACGCATATATGGATATTGTGGTGCCGGAGCAGGCAGTCGCAGTGGAGGATTCTTATTTTGAAGATGCCGTATTTATCGGAGACTCCCGCATGGAGGGTTTCCGCAACTTTTCCGGCATCACCAAAGGCAGCTTTGTGACGGCGGTCGGTATGGAGCTGGAGAATTTTTACACGGACGCACAGATTGCGACATCACAGGGAAATATGCTCGTCATGGACGCGCTGAAAAATATTAATTTTTCAAAAATCTACATGATGCTGGGTACCAATGAGCTGGGCGCATATAATATGGACGACGTAAAGGAATCCTACCGCAAAGTGCTGTCGGATATCAAAACACGTTCTTCCTCCTCCGACCCGGTCGTTTATGTATATTCTGTCATCTATGTGGACGAATCTCTGGTGACCACCGGGGATTACGTAAACAATGCGAATGTGGACGCCATCAATCTGAAGATTATGGAGCTGTGCCAGGAGGAGGGCTATCATTACATAAACTTAAATGAGATACTCTCGGACGGCACGCACTCTCTCATTTCCGGCGCTTCCCCGGACGGTATTCATCTGGACCAGGAATACTGCGGCAAGTGGCTGGATTATACAAAAACACATTATATCCCGACGGTATAATTTCCAGAGTTAAATACCCTGATGCAGGCATCGGGGTATTAAGCCCCTCGCGGGAATAAAATATGCAAAGGAAAAGGAGTATTAAATTATGAAAAAAAGAATCATGCTTTGTCTGACCGCGCTGGTACTGGTCTTCGCACTGACCGCCTGCGGACAGAAATCTTCTGAGGTGACGGTGGATATCAACCAGCTTGCCACCAGTCTGCAGGAATCCATCACCAGCGAGATGGCGGAGGTTTCCTCTGATATTTTCGCTTCCACCTATTTCATGGATATGGACAAGATCGACGAGAGCATCGCCTACTTAAATTCCGGGGCGTATGCCGGTGAAATCGCCATTGTAAAATGCAAGAGCAGCGATTACGTGTCCGAGGCAGAACAGCTTTTTCAGACACGCGCAGAAAACCAGGCGGCGCTGTTTTCCGATTATAATGCGGAGGAAGCGGCAAAGCTGGATTCGGCAATCGTTAAATCCGCCGGAAATTACGTAGTCTTCTGTGTGCCGGATGATACGGCAAAGGCTGAGGAAGTATTAAAAGAAGCAGGGTTTTAAGACCCTGCTTCTTTTATATAAAGAAATTTGCAACGGAATCCGGGGACCTGTGCCTGTCTGCAGACGATAGGCACAGGTCCCCGGATTCCTTTAAATTTCCTTATATATAAATTAACCGCAGACCATCAATCTGGCATTAGCTGCACAGCTTACAGATCACATCCGCAAAAATCTTTGCGCTCATCACCAGCACATCCACCAGCATAAATTCATCGTCGCCGTGCATGTGGTTGTCGACGTCGTCGCTCATGCATCCGAACGCGACGCCGCGCTCCAGGTCGTGCACGTAGGTGCCGCCGCCGATGGCGCGCGCCTCCCCTTTTTTGCCACTGTATTTTTCATAGCTTGCCAGCAGCGTCTGCACGAACGCGCTCTCCGCCGGTACGTGATGCGGCGGCGTCATTGGTCCCTCTTCCAGGGACAGCCCTTTTTCCTGCATCTTTGCAGCAATCACCGCCGTCACATTGCTGTCGTTCCCGCAGATTGGCACACGGCTGTCGAAGATTCCTTTAAGGGATGTGCCGTCAAAGTCCAGCACGCCGAGGTTCACTGTGATTTTTCCGGAAATTTCATCCTCCATCTCAACGCCGAGAGCCGTGCCGCAAAGATCGCCGAACGGGAACAACTCTGAAACTGCCTTTAATGCATTGTTCTGCGCGTTATCGACAAGCGGAAGTTCCGCAAGAAGCGCCAGCAGCGCACAGATGGCATTTCTTCCGACCTCCGGGGTGGAGGCATGGCCGGCAAGTCCTTTTGCCGTGATCCGGATACCGCTCTCCTCTTCACTGACGGTAAAGCGCACGCCGCTTTCATCCCCGGCGACAGCCGTCTGCACCGTCTCCAGCGGAACACCCGTCACAAGCGCCCAGGCATTCGCCGGAACGACATTTACCTTGTCGCCGCCATGAAATGCGAGCACTCTGCCGCCCTCTTCTCCATCATGCGCAAACGATGCCGTAAAGGATTTCGCCAGACGTCCCTTTTCGATATTGATGACCGGGAAATCCGCATCCGGCGTAAAGCTCATCGGCGCCTCCTGCTCGATGCCGTAATAATGATCCAGGTCGCTGGAGCCGCACTCCTCGTCGGAGCCGAGAATCAGCCGCACATTCCTGGAAAGCGGCACACCGCACTCACGGATAGCGCGCATTGCGTACAGCGCCGCGATTGCCGGTCCCTTATCGTCCGCCGTGCCGCGCCCGTAAATTTTCCCATCGATGACGACTGGCTCAAACGGCTGTGTGACCGTCCAGTCCTCCGTCACTGGCACCACATCCAGATGCGCAAGAATGTCAAGCTGTTTTTCACGGTCGTTAAAATCGCCCGTTACCACATAGTTATCATAGTTTTTCACGGCAAAGCCGTAGCCCGCCATCATTTTCTGCGCAGCCGCGAGCACCTCCGCCGGACCGTCGCCGTAAGGCTTGCCGGGCTTTTCCTCCCCGCGGACACTGTTGATGCGCACCAGCGTTTTTAAATCCTCCAGCATTTCCTCTTTGTGGCTGTCGATAAATGCCTCAATCTGTTTCTGCATTGCTCATTTTCCTCCAAATTTCATGATGTCAGGGCAAAAAAACATTTGCCCATGTGTTTTCCGGATTGCTCCGGTAAAAATCGCGCGTATTCCGGAAAATCTGCCGTCAGAAACGGAAATCGCGCTCTCCCTGCTCAATCTCCGCCAGATTGCGTCTGGCGATTTCGCGGATTTTCTCCCGCGGTACCTTTTCAATCTCCTCCGCGATCAGCCGCTCGCCGATGCGTCTCGTATCCTCCGACGCATAATCTATCAGATACTCCTTTAAGGTCATCAGCGCATTCGGATGACAGCAGTTCTGAATCTGCCCGCTCTTGCACAGACTCATAAAACGGTCTCCCGTCCTGCCTTCGCGGTAGCATGCCGTGCAGAAGCTCGGAATGTAACCCAGCCGCATCAGCCAGTTTACCACCTCATCCAGAGAGCGGTTGTCGCTGACATCAAACTGTGCCGAGTTTTCCTCCTCCGGCTCCGGCGTATCGTAGCCGCCCACGCTGGTGCGGGAACCGCCGCTGATCTGCGAAACGCCCAGATGCAGCACGCGCTCACGGCACTGCTGGCTCTCACGTGTGGAAATGATCATGCCCGTGTACGGCACAGCGATACGGATACATGCCACCAGCTTTGCAAAGGTATCATCATCAATGCCATTGTCAAAGGAATCCGGGTCGATATCATCCGCACGACGGACACGCGGCACGCTGATCGTGTGCGGTCCAACGCCGTGTACCGCCTCCAGATGCTCGGCATGCATCAGAAGTCCGACAAACTCATAGCGGTACAGCTCCAGCCCGAACAGCACGCCGATACCAACATCGTCGATGCCGCCCTCCATCGCGCGGTCCATCGCCTCGGTGTGATATGCGTAATTATGCTTCGGTCCCGTCGGATGAAGCTTCTCATAGCTCTCCTTATGATAGGTCTCCTGGAACAGGATATATGTTCCGATGCCGGCTTCCTTCAGCTTGCGGTAATTTTCCACCGTCGTCGCCGCGATATTGACGTTTACGCGGCGGATAGCCCCGTTTTTGTGCTTAATGCTGTAAATCGTTTTAATGCTCTCCAGCACGTACTCAATCGGGTTATTTACCGGGTCCTCGCCGGTCTCCAGCGCCAGACGCTTGTGTCCCATATCCTGCAGCGCAATGACCTCCCTGCGGATTTCCTCCTGCGTCAGCTTTTTGCGCGCAATGTGTTTGTTTTTCAGATGATATGGACAGTACACGCAGCCGTTGATGCAGTAATTGGAAAGATACAGCGGCGCAAACATCACGATACGGTTGCCGTAAAAATCCTTTTTAATCTGCTCGGCAAGCGCATAGATCTGCTGATTCTTCTCCTCCAGCTCACAGTCAAGCAGCACCATCGCCTCCCGGTGGGACAGACCTTTTCGCTCCTTCGCCCTGTCGATAATCTGCTGGATCAGCGCTTCATCTGTTTTATGCTTTTCGGCATACTCCAGTGTCTCTAAAATTTCCTCGTGGCTGATAAATTCCTCCGCCACCATTGATTTTGGATTATACATCCCTTTTCCCTCTTTTCTTTACGTGGGCGTTATCCGCCGCGCCGTTTATAAGCCTCTTCATGCTGCCGCGGCACCCGTCTGGTTTCTGTATCTACCTATAAGAATAGCACAAATCCGGAGTGGCTACAATGTAAATTTTGCAGCAGCCTGGTCATAGTAAATTTTGCAAAAAGTCCGGTCATGGACGAATTACCTGCTGCTGTTCACTCCGTTCACAGCGACCAAATATCAGAAACAAATGCGTCGTGATTGACACGCAGGCGCCCCTGTGCTATAACTAACGGAAGAATGTAAACGCAAAGGAGTATACTGCCATGAAGCTGCAGCAATTATACAGTCTGACACGAAAAGCGATTGACGAATATCAGATGATCGAGGAGGGGGACCGCATCGCCGTCGGCATTTCCGGCGGAAAGGACAGTCTGACGCTGCTCTATGCCCTGCAGGGGCTGCGCCGCTTTTATCCAAAGCATTTTGAGCTGGAAGCCGTCACCGTCGACCTCGGTCATCCCGGCTTTGACACGACCGCCATCGAAGCGCTCTGCCATGAGCTGGAGGTGCCATATACTGTCGTAAAAACAGAAATTGCCGCCATTGTTTTTGAGCAGCGCAAAGAGAGCAATCCCTGCTCGCTCTGCGCAAAAATGCGCAAGGGCGCGCTCAACGATGTGGTCAAAGGTCATGGCTGCAACAAGGTCGCCTACGCCCATCATAAGGACGATATCATTGAGACGATGCTGCTCTCCCTGATTTTCGAGGGACGCTTTCACTCTTTTTCACCGCGCACCTATCTGGACCGCATGGATCTGACCGTCATCCGCCCGCTGATGTTTGTATCGGAAGCGGATGTCATCGGATTTCAAAATAAATACCACCTGCCGGTGGCAAAAAGCCGCTGTCCGGCAGATGGCTATACAAAGCGCGAATATGCAAAAAATCTGCTGCGCCAGCTCAACCTGGATTTCCCCGGTGTCAAGGAGCGCATGTTTTCTGCT
This is a stretch of genomic DNA from Marvinbryantia formatexigens DSM 14469. It encodes these proteins:
- a CDS encoding DHHW family protein; this translates as MTKRQNWILISFFLLLVFGFTIGSLLKPDTAFSEEENRELAQMPRITPEAVLSGEFSRDYETYLTDQFVFRNQWIGAKTLAERAIGKQEVNDIYFAKDDYLIEKHSNTFDTETAQRNITYLASFLESQAERLGGEHVKAMIVPNAVDTLKDKLPPFADSTQEDTYLRKIEEALPDGSFVNLQPVLGAHKEEYIYYRTDHHWTTLGAWYAYEAWCRAAGIPYTPQEDYRRETLSTEFYGTVAAKVNISVPADTIEAWYPLKEVSYTVRQNHGDETRDTLYEESYLQVRDKYAVFFGGNQPLTEITTANTTGRKLLVIKDSYANCFVPFAVQDFDAISMVDMRYFNEHLSTYIEENEFTDVLVLYNAAGFAEDTSLAKLLL
- a CDS encoding MBOAT family O-acyltransferase, giving the protein MVFSSILFMFRFLPLVLILYYVAPVRFRNIILFLFSLFFYAWGEPRYVFLMLCSITVDYCIGKKIDGCRQAGNPSAAKRWMLASVVYNLTVLGFFKYTDFLIGTVNAVLGTEIPLAGIPLPIGISFFTFQTMSYTIDVYRGVTQAQTSWLNYGTYVSMFPQLIAGPIVQYKTIARQLKERRETTDDFVAGITRFLAGVGKKVLLANNIGVLWDTISAMEASTLPAATAWLGAIAYTFQIYFDFSGYSDMAIGLGKMFGFHFLENFYYPYISRSITEFWRRWHISLSSWFREYVYIPLGGNRRGAAKQIRNIAVVWMLTGIWHGASWNFVLWGVYYGILLILEKFVFGKALKKLPGALQNVYTLFFVVIGWMIFAFDNLGAGTGYVRAMFGGGAGFADSNTIYLLYNYAVMLLVLILGSTELPKKAAAYILKKAGEQSWAATALHCVFYAGVFLLSVAYLVDASYNPFLYFRF
- a CDS encoding DUF4358 domain-containing protein; this translates as MKKRIMLCLTALVLVFALTACGQKSSEVTVDINQLATSLQESITSEMAEVSSDIFASTYFMDMDKIDESIAYLNSGAYAGEIAIVKCKSSDYVSEAEQLFQTRAENQAALFSDYNAEEAAKLDSAIVKSAGNYVVFCVPDDTAKAEEVLKEAGF
- a CDS encoding Sapep family Mn(2+)-dependent dipeptidase, which gives rise to MQKQIEAFIDSHKEEMLEDLKTLVRINSVRGEEKPGKPYGDGPAEVLAAAQKMMAGYGFAVKNYDNYVVTGDFNDREKQLDILAHLDVVPVTEDWTVTQPFEPVVIDGKIYGRGTADDKGPAIAALYAMRAIRECGVPLSRNVRLILGSDEECGSSDLDHYYGIEQEAPMSFTPDADFPVINIEKGRLAKSFTASFAHDGEEGGRVLAFHGGDKVNVVPANAWALVTGVPLETVQTAVAGDESGVRFTVSEEESGIRITAKGLAGHASTPEVGRNAICALLALLAELPLVDNAQNNALKAVSELFPFGDLCGTALGVEMEDEISGKITVNLGVLDFDGTSLKGIFDSRVPICGNDSNVTAVIAAKMQEKGLSLEEGPMTPPHHVPAESAFVQTLLASYEKYSGKKGEARAIGGGTYVHDLERGVAFGCMSDDVDNHMHGDDEFMLVDVLVMSAKIFADVICKLCS
- the thyA gene encoding thymidylate synthase, which produces MSYADRLFKETCRDILENGTDTRGEKVRPRWEDTGEFAYTIKKFGVVNRYDLRREFPALTLRRIALKSAMDEILWIYQKKSNNIHDLNSHIWDQWADESGSIGTCYGDVIRRKFLYKGEETDQMDYVLRQLRENPYSRRIMTNMYQYEYLHSGALDPCCYSMTYNVTKTEEGLVLNAVLNQRSQDMLAANGWNVAQYAILLMMVAQVNHMIPGELVHIIADAHIYDRHVPVIRELLTREEHPAPKVWLNPEVTDFYAFTTADLHVEDYETGEQIKNIPIAV
- the hydG gene encoding [FeFe] hydrogenase H-cluster radical SAM maturase HydG, which gives rise to MYNPKSMVAEEFISHEEILETLEYAEKHKTDEALIQQIIDRAKERKGLSHREAMVLLDCELEEKNQQIYALAEQIKKDFYGNRIVMFAPLYLSNYCINGCVYCPYHLKNKHIARKKLTQEEIRREVIALQDMGHKRLALETGEDPVNNPIEYVLESIKTIYSIKHKNGAIRRVNVNIAATTVENYRKLKEAGIGTYILFQETYHKESYEKLHPTGPKHNYAYHTEAMDRAMEGGIDDVGIGVLFGLELYRYEFVGLLMHAEHLEAVHGVGPHTISVPRVRRADDIDPDSFDNGIDDDTFAKLVACIRIAVPYTGMIISTRESQQCRERVLHLGVSQISGGSRTSVGGYDTPEPEEENSAQFDVSDNRSLDEVVNWLMRLGYIPSFCTACYREGRTGDRFMSLCKSGQIQNCCHPNALMTLKEYLIDYASEDTRRIGERLIAEEIEKVPREKIREIARRNLAEIEQGERDFRF
- a CDS encoding GDSL-type esterase/lipase family protein — translated: MEQKKKRPTRQQRRSGLIINVLTLIVLVLVVFEGKSLISLFSHENIQERIRREEQEVFSSANLLETEAPETDGDAKTSEAGSQASSETDVEAQSESETEVSAASLGRENGIPDGGDAYMDIVVPEQAVAVEDSYFEDAVFIGDSRMEGFRNFSGITKGSFVTAVGMELENFYTDAQIATSQGNMLVMDALKNINFSKIYMMLGTNELGAYNMDDVKESYRKVLSDIKTRSSSSDPVVYVYSVIYVDESLVTTGDYVNNANVDAINLKIMELCQEEGYHYINLNEILSDGTHSLISGASPDGIHLDQEYCGKWLDYTKTHYIPTV
- a CDS encoding tRNA 2-thiocytidine biosynthesis TtcA family protein, whose amino-acid sequence is MKLQQLYSLTRKAIDEYQMIEEGDRIAVGISGGKDSLTLLYALQGLRRFYPKHFELEAVTVDLGHPGFDTTAIEALCHELEVPYTVVKTEIAAIVFEQRKESNPCSLCAKMRKGALNDVVKGHGCNKVAYAHHKDDIIETMLLSLIFEGRFHSFSPRTYLDRMDLTVIRPLMFVSEADVIGFQNKYHLPVAKSRCPADGYTKREYAKNLLRQLNLDFPGVKERMFSAILNGNISGWPERVLRGSGASQPLCKTGPDATPVPASPSESQDGHLPDSE
- a CDS encoding dihydrofolate reductase — encoded protein: MNLIVAVDKNWAIGKDNKLLVSIPADMKFFRQTTTGKVVVMGRKTLESFPNGLPLKNRTNIVLTGNKNYRVQDAIIVHSLEELKSELKKYNSEDIYVIGGDSVYRQLLPYCSLAHVTRINHAYEADTWFPNLDELEGWQIAGDSDEQTYFDLEYGFMLYQNRNPQKL